One genomic region from Enterobacter hormaechei ATCC 49162 encodes:
- the amiB gene encoding N-acetylmuramoyl-L-alanine amidase AmiB, with product MINRVKGWVLAATVLLCAQAGAASLSDIQVSNGDSQARITFSFMGDPEYAFSQIDSRSVALDIKQTGVIQGLPLQFSGNNLVKSIRSGTPKDAQSLRLVVDLTEKGKTKAVKQQNGANYTVVFTINADVPPPPPPAPVVAKRVEAPVYTPRPSEPARNPFKSQNDRLTAVTSSNTVTRPAVSARRTPVSGDKVIIAIDAGHGGQDPGAIGPGGTREKNVTIAIARKLRTLLNDDPMFKGVMTRDGDYFISVMGRSDVARKQNANFLVSIHADAAPNRNATGASVWVLSNRRANSEMANWLEEHEKQSELLGGAGDVLANSQADPYLSQAVLDLQFGHSQRVGYDVATNVLNQLQSIGSLHKRRPEHASLGVLRSPDIPSILVETGFISNHGEERLLGSDNYQQQIAEAIYNGLRKYFDAHPLQSAPQGGAAQTASAALPGEMTATN from the coding sequence ATGATTAATCGCGTTAAAGGTTGGGTGTTGGCTGCCACGGTCCTGCTGTGCGCGCAGGCCGGGGCGGCCAGCCTCTCGGATATTCAGGTGTCGAATGGCGATAGCCAGGCCCGTATTACATTCAGCTTTATGGGCGACCCTGAATATGCTTTCTCACAAATCGACAGCCGCAGCGTGGCGCTCGATATTAAACAGACCGGGGTGATCCAGGGGCTGCCGCTCCAGTTCAGCGGTAACAATCTGGTGAAAAGCATCCGTTCGGGGACGCCGAAGGATGCGCAGTCTCTGCGTCTGGTGGTCGATCTCACCGAAAAAGGCAAAACGAAGGCGGTTAAGCAGCAAAACGGCGCGAACTATACGGTGGTCTTCACCATCAATGCTGACGTGCCGCCGCCTCCACCGCCTGCACCGGTTGTGGCAAAACGCGTGGAAGCGCCGGTTTATACCCCGCGTCCGTCAGAGCCAGCCCGTAATCCGTTTAAATCACAAAATGACCGACTTACCGCCGTGACCAGCAGCAACACGGTGACGCGTCCGGCGGTCAGCGCGCGGCGTACGCCGGTCAGTGGCGACAAAGTGATTATCGCCATTGACGCCGGACACGGCGGGCAAGATCCTGGCGCGATTGGCCCGGGCGGCACGCGGGAGAAAAACGTCACTATCGCCATTGCCCGTAAGCTGCGTACGCTTCTGAATGACGATCCGATGTTTAAAGGGGTCATGACCCGCGACGGAGATTATTTTATTTCGGTGATGGGTCGCTCGGATGTGGCGCGTAAGCAAAACGCCAACTTCCTGGTGTCGATTCACGCGGATGCTGCGCCGAACCGTAACGCCACCGGTGCGTCGGTATGGGTGCTGTCGAACCGTCGCGCCAACAGTGAAATGGCGAACTGGCTTGAAGAGCACGAGAAGCAGTCTGAACTGTTAGGCGGGGCAGGGGATGTGCTGGCAAACAGTCAGGCCGATCCGTATCTCAGCCAGGCAGTGCTGGATTTACAATTCGGTCATTCTCAGCGCGTCGGGTATGATGTCGCCACTAACGTACTGAACCAGCTGCAAAGCATTGGATCGCTGCATAAGCGTCGTCCGGAGCATGCGAGCCTCGGTGTCCTGCGTTCGCCGGATATTCCGTCGATTCTGGTGGAGACGGGCTTTATCAGTAATCACGGCGAAGAGCGTTTACTGGGAAGCGACAACTATCAGCAGCAAATTGCCGAAGCGATTTACAACGGTCTGCGTAAATACTTTGACGCGCATCCGCTTCAGTCTGCGCCGCAGGGCGGGGCAGCCCAGACGGCAAGCGCCGCGCTGCCGGGTGAAATGACCGCGACTAATTAA
- the mutL gene encoding DNA mismatch repair endonuclease MutL: protein MPIQVLPPQLANQIAAGEVVERPASVVKELVENSLDAGATRIDIDIERGGAKLIRIRDNGCGIKKDELALALARHATSKIASLDDLEAIISLGFRGEALASISSVSRLTLTSRTADQQEAWQAYAEGRDMDVTVKPAAHPVGTTLEVLDLFYNTPARRKFMRTEKTEFGHIDEIIRRIALARFDVTLNLSHNGKVMRQYRAVAEGGQKERRLGAICGTPFLEKALSIEWQHGDLALRGWVADPNASSAAFAEIQYCYVNGRMMRDRLINHAIRQACEDKLGADQQPAFVLYLEIDPHQVDVNVHPAKHEVRFHQSRLVHDFIYQGVAAVLQQQAEPELPLAKEEPAPRPLPENRVAAGRNHFAEPAVAREPAAPRLSPAGNAPRPTGANYPNAQPGYQKQQGALYRKLLDTPAVEHKEHITVSPPSLDGHSQSFGRVLTIVAPDMALLEREGKLLLLALSVAERWLKQAQLTPGVNAACAQPLLIPVRLKISPEETGVLRRVQTQLAEMGIEIVLDAQHVTIRAVPLPLRQQNLQNLIPELIGYLAQQTTFDAADTAQWIARHLASEHAPWSMAQAITVLAEVERLCPQLVKAPPGGLLQPVDLQTAMTALKHD, encoded by the coding sequence ATGCCGATTCAGGTTCTACCGCCGCAGCTCGCGAACCAAATCGCCGCCGGTGAGGTGGTGGAACGCCCTGCGTCGGTAGTGAAAGAGCTGGTGGAAAACAGCCTTGATGCGGGGGCGACCCGCATCGATATCGATATCGAACGCGGAGGCGCAAAGCTCATCCGCATTCGTGACAACGGCTGTGGCATCAAAAAGGACGAACTGGCGCTGGCGCTGGCGCGTCATGCCACCAGTAAAATTGCGTCACTCGACGATCTGGAAGCGATTATCAGCCTGGGTTTTCGCGGCGAAGCGCTGGCCAGTATCAGCTCCGTTTCCCGCTTAACGTTGACCTCCCGCACGGCCGACCAGCAGGAAGCCTGGCAGGCCTACGCTGAAGGGCGCGATATGGACGTCACGGTGAAACCGGCGGCGCACCCTGTCGGCACTACCCTTGAAGTGCTGGATCTGTTCTACAACACCCCCGCTCGCCGCAAGTTTATGCGAACCGAGAAGACCGAATTCGGACATATCGACGAGATCATCCGCCGCATTGCGCTGGCGCGTTTTGATGTCACCCTTAACCTCAGCCATAACGGTAAGGTGATGCGCCAGTACCGCGCGGTGGCGGAAGGCGGGCAAAAGGAGCGTCGGCTGGGGGCCATCTGCGGCACACCGTTTCTGGAAAAAGCGCTGTCCATTGAGTGGCAGCATGGCGATCTGGCCCTGCGCGGCTGGGTTGCCGATCCGAACGCCAGCAGCGCCGCGTTCGCTGAAATTCAGTACTGCTATGTGAATGGCCGCATGATGCGTGACCGCCTGATTAATCACGCCATTCGCCAGGCCTGCGAAGATAAGCTCGGCGCCGATCAACAGCCCGCCTTTGTGCTTTATCTGGAGATCGACCCGCATCAGGTTGACGTTAACGTTCACCCCGCCAAGCATGAGGTGCGCTTCCACCAGTCGCGCCTGGTGCATGATTTTATCTATCAGGGCGTTGCCGCTGTATTGCAGCAGCAGGCAGAGCCAGAGTTGCCGCTGGCAAAAGAAGAACCGGCGCCGCGCCCACTGCCGGAAAACCGCGTGGCGGCGGGGCGTAACCATTTTGCTGAACCGGCGGTAGCACGCGAGCCAGCTGCCCCACGTTTATCCCCGGCGGGCAACGCACCGCGACCAACCGGCGCTAACTATCCCAACGCTCAGCCGGGCTATCAAAAACAGCAGGGAGCGCTGTACCGTAAACTGCTGGATACCCCGGCGGTAGAGCATAAAGAGCACATCACGGTTTCACCCCCCTCTCTGGATGGACATAGCCAGAGTTTTGGGCGGGTACTGACCATTGTTGCTCCCGACATGGCGTTGCTCGAACGTGAAGGTAAACTGCTGTTGCTGGCGCTTTCCGTAGCGGAGCGCTGGCTCAAACAGGCGCAATTAACCCCGGGGGTGAATGCCGCCTGCGCGCAGCCGCTGTTGATTCCCGTTCGCCTGAAAATATCCCCTGAAGAAACAGGGGTTTTGCGAAGGGTGCAGACGCAACTGGCCGAAATGGGGATTGAAATCGTACTGGACGCGCAGCATGTGACAATTCGCGCAGTGCCTTTACCCTTACGCCAACAAAATTTACAAAACTTGATTCCTGAACTGATAGGCTACCTGGCGCAGCAAACGACGTTTGATGCCGCCGATACCGCGCAGTGGATCGCCCGCCATCTGGCCAGCGAACATGCACCGTGGAGTATGGCGCAGGCGATCACCGTGCTGGCGGAGGTGGAACGCCTCTGTCCGCAGCTGGTGAAAGCACCACCAGGTGGCTTGTTACAACCTGTTGATTTACAAACGGCGATGACCGCCCTGAAACATGACTGA
- the miaA gene encoding tRNA (adenosine(37)-N6)-dimethylallyltransferase MiaA yields MTDVSKASLPKAIFLMGPTASGKTALAIELRKVLPVELISVDSALIYRGMDIGTAKPNADELRAAPHRLLDILDPAQAYSAADFRRDALAEMAEITAAGRIPLLVGGTMLYFKALLEGLSPLPSADPEVRAKIEQQAAEQGWDVLHKQLEEIDPVAAARIHPNDPQRLSRALEVFFISGKTLTELTQTSGDALPYQVHQFAIAPASRELLHQRIEQRFHQMLASDFEAEVRALFARGDLHTDMPSIRCVGYRQMWSYLEGEISYDEMVYRGVCATRQLAKRQITWLRGWEGVHWLDSEKPQQALNEVIEVVGDIAD; encoded by the coding sequence ATGACTGATGTAAGTAAGGCGAGCCTGCCAAAGGCAATTTTTTTAATGGGCCCAACGGCCTCTGGCAAAACAGCGTTAGCCATTGAGTTACGTAAAGTTTTGCCAGTAGAGTTGATTAGCGTAGATTCTGCCCTCATTTATCGAGGGATGGACATCGGCACGGCGAAGCCCAACGCAGACGAACTGCGTGCAGCGCCGCACCGTTTGCTGGATATTCTCGACCCGGCACAGGCTTACTCCGCAGCAGATTTTCGCCGCGACGCCTTAGCCGAGATGGCCGAGATTACCGCCGCGGGACGCATACCGCTGCTGGTTGGCGGAACCATGCTCTACTTCAAGGCGCTGCTGGAGGGGTTATCGCCTCTGCCATCGGCCGATCCGGAAGTCAGAGCGAAGATTGAGCAGCAGGCGGCAGAGCAGGGGTGGGACGTTTTGCACAAGCAACTGGAGGAGATTGACCCGGTTGCCGCAGCGCGGATCCACCCAAACGATCCGCAAAGGCTTTCCCGGGCACTGGAAGTTTTTTTCATTTCGGGTAAAACTTTAACGGAACTGACGCAAACGTCAGGAGACGCTCTGCCGTATCAGGTGCATCAGTTCGCCATCGCCCCGGCGAGCCGTGAACTGCTCCATCAACGAATTGAGCAGCGTTTTCATCAGATGTTGGCTTCAGATTTTGAAGCAGAAGTGCGGGCGCTTTTTGCCCGTGGAGATTTGCATACGGACATGCCTTCCATTCGTTGTGTGGGATACCGCCAGATGTGGTCGTATCTTGAAGGCGAGATTTCATACGATGAAATGGTTTATCGAGGTGTTTGCGCCACGAGACAGTTAGCGAAGCGCCAGATCACCTGGTTGCGCGGTTGGGAGGGGGTTCACTGGTTAGACAGTGAAAAACCACAACAGGCGTTAAACGAAGTGATTGAGGTTGTTGGTGATATCGCTGACTGA
- the hfq gene encoding RNA chaperone Hfq has protein sequence MAKGQSLQDPFLNALRRERVPVSIYLVNGIKLQGQIESFDQFVILLKNTVSQMVYKHAISTVVPSRPVSHHSNNAGGGTGSNYHHGSNAQGSSAPAQDSEETE, from the coding sequence ATGGCTAAGGGGCAATCTTTACAAGATCCGTTCCTGAACGCATTGCGTCGGGAGCGTGTTCCAGTTTCTATTTATTTGGTGAATGGTATTAAGCTGCAAGGTCAGATTGAGTCTTTCGATCAGTTCGTGATCCTGTTGAAAAACACGGTCAGCCAGATGGTCTATAAGCACGCGATTTCTACTGTTGTTCCGTCCCGTCCGGTATCTCATCACAGCAATAACGCTGGCGGCGGCACTGGCAGTAACTACCATCACGGCAGCAACGCGCAGGGTTCATCTGCACCTGCGCAGGACAGCGAAGAAACCGAATAA